A stretch of Miscanthus floridulus cultivar M001 chromosome 13, ASM1932011v1, whole genome shotgun sequence DNA encodes these proteins:
- the LOC136501317 gene encoding VIN3-like protein 2, whose protein sequence is MDPEKQNGMSLMDKRQLVYEVARWPQGAVEILQCWTRRELLELICVELGKERKYTNVPKAKMIAYLLKLVSRKSGKNGQLKDDNTNVMLSGQDNKDETQMKESEEQSRPPKTANFDSSIRREAHPGSSVVCSNVACQATWNAGDKYCKRCSCCICNKYDDNKDPSLWLVCSSDNPYSGCSCGVSCHLNCALKNKKAGIVKNGCNKLDCSFYCFSCGKINWLMRSLQKQLVIAREARRVDVLCERLSLSHKMVKGSERYKEIASIISSAVKTLEKEVGGALDQVSVITGRGIVNRLTCGAEVQKLCSSALEIVDSTVDNILEFESNNSPKLLGPQPQILFDEITPFSVVIVLNYQDNIGKEQIDGSKVWHRSAKVYNYSSEPTCHILRPNTRSLVSGLSPSTEYIFKVLPFSSIQGFTEWEAKCSTRSLDHGSSQCSTQNSESMCLKEDSMQHQKKDLNVQNHQRTIQYDSPKGSTNSSENNLSCERYSKRAKVARLDGASDNDESQLPPTSEVLPFASSNSSPSEAPSKPDLLIGTPDSASKNYVEQQYDYCVKVVRWLEHEGHMDNDFRVKFLTWFSLKATAQDRRIVGAFVDALIGDPVSLVAQLVDAFMDIICIKEKPSQAQHKDACCKVWH, encoded by the exons ATGGAtccagaaaaacaaaatgggatgAGCCTGATGGACAAGAGACAACTAGTATACGAAGTTGCGAGATGGCCGCAAGGTGCCGTGGAGATTCTTCAGTGCTGGACCCGCAGGGAACTTCTTGAGCTTATTTGTGTTGAGCTGGGCAAAGAGAGGAAGTATACCAATGTCCCAAAAGCTAAGATGATTGCTTATCTATTGAAATTAGTTTCACGAAAGAGTGGAAAGAATGGACAACTCAAGGATGATAATACAAATGTTATGTTATCAGGGCAGGATAACAAAGATGAAACACAAATGAAGGAATCTGAGGAACAATCACGACCACCCAAAACTGCAAACTTTGATTCATCAATACGCAGAGAGGCTCATCCTGGTAGTTCAGTGGTGTGCAGCAATGTTGCATGCCAAGCCACATGGAATGCAGGAGATAAATATTGCAAACGTTGCTCTTGCTGCATTTGCAATAAATATGATGATAACAAAGACCCTAGCTTGTGGTTGGTTTGCAGCTCTGATAATCCATACAGTGGTTGTTCATGTGGTGTCTCTTGTCACCTAAACTGTGCTCTAAAGAATAAAAAGGCTGGCATTGTGAAGAATGGATGCAACAAGTTAGACTGTAGCTTCTACTGTTTTAGCTGTGGGAAAATCAACTGGCTAATGAG GAGTTTGCAGAAACAACTTGTAATTGCTAGGGAGGCAAGGAGAGTTGATGTGCTTTGTGAGCGGCTGTCATTGAGCCATAAAATGGTAAAAGGGTCTGAACGTTACAAGGAAATAGCGAGCATAATCAGCTCAGctgtgaaaacacttgaaaaagaaGTTGGTGGTGCATTGGATCAGGTTTCTGTGATCACGGGCCGTGGCATCGTGAACCGGCTTACTTGTGGTGCTGAAGTTCAGAAGCTTTGTTCTAGTGCATTAGAAATTGTAGACTCTACAGTGGATAACATCTTGGAGTTTGAGTCGAATAATAGTCCAAAACTCCTAG GTCCCCAGCCCCAGATCCTTTTTGATGAGATCACTCCATTTTCTGTGGTTATTGTGTTGAACTATCAGGATAACATTGGTAAGGAGCAGATTGATGGTTCCAAAGTTTGGCACCGAAGTGCCAAGGTTTACAACTATTCATCAGAGCCCACATGCCACATACTGAGGCCAAATACTAGGAGCCTGGTTTCTGGTCTGAGCCCTTCAACTGAATACATCTTCAAGGTTTTGCCTTTTAGCAGCATACAGGGGTTTACTGAATGGGAGGCAAAATGCAGTACACGCAGCCTGGACCATGGTAGCAGCCAGTGCTCAACTCAAAACTCTGAGAGCATGTGCCTCAAAGAGGATTCAATGCAGCATCAGAAAAAGGATTTGAATGTGCAGAATCATCAGAGAACCATTCAATATGATTCACCTAAGGGTTCTACAAATTCAAGTGAGAACAATTTATCATGTGAGCGGTATTCCAAGCGGGCTAAGGTTGCAAGGTTAGACGGTGCAAGTGACAACGATGAGAGCCAGTTGCCGCCAACTTCTGAAGTATTACCATTTGCAAGCTCCAACTCCTCTCCTTCCGAAGCTCCTAGTAAACCTGACTTGCTTATTGGCACCCCAGATTCAGCCTCCAAGAACTATGTGGAGCAGCAGTATGACTACTGCGTGAAGGTGGTCAGGTGGCTGGAGCATGAAGGGCACATGGACAACGACTTCCGTGTAAAGTTCCTCACTTGGTTCAGCCTAAAGGCAACAGCACAGGACAGGCGAATCGTGGGCGCCTTCGTAGATGCTCTTATCGGTGATCCTGTAAGCTTGGTTGCCCAACTGGTTGATGCATTCATGGATATCATCTGCATCAAGGAGAAGCCCTCTCAAGCACAACACAAGGATGCATGCTGCAAGGTTTGGCACTAG